A single Botrytis cinerea B05.10 chromosome 1, complete sequence DNA region contains:
- the Bcimp2 gene encoding Bcimp2: MSRLFTFLKSSSFPLPSILKPKSLFKNSPRASTSSPTPTPSPIPPFLKEFTYWSLIIASWIPASIFFQDHIAELHIINGASMYPFLNTGYNESLTRDVCLVDKRRKGRDLERGMLVSFRSPYHPETLAIKRIIALPGDRVYTHAPYPYPYADIPAGHVWVEGDNADSRKTLDSNHYGPIAINLITGKLTHVLWPWGSRGRVRWEQWKGRTRVVKGWNGGA; this comes from the exons ATGTCCCGACTCTTCACCTTCCTAAAATCCTCTTcattccccctcccctcaattctcaaacccaaatctctcttcaaaaaCTCCCCCAGAgcctccacctcctctccTACACCCACTCCCTCCCCAATTCCCCCCTTCCTCAAAGAATTCACCTACTGGTCCCTCATCATCGCCTCCTGGATCCCCgcatccatcttcttccaagaCCATATCGCAGAGCTGCATATCATCAATGGCGCCTCCATGTATCCCTTTCTCAATACAGGGTACAATGAGAGTTTGACGCGCGATGTGTGTTTAGTAGATAAgaggaggaagggaagggattTGGAAAGGGGAATGCTTGTTTCTTTTAG ATCCCCCTACCACCCAGAAACCCTCGCAATAAAACGAATCATCGCGCTCCCGGGTGACCGCGTCTACACGCACGCTCCCTATCCCTACCCGTATGCTGATATACCGGCGGGGCACGTTTGGGTCGAGGGCGACAATGCCGATTCGAGGAAAACATTAGATAGTAATCATTATGGACCGATTGCGATAAATTTAATCACCGGAAAACTGACGCATGTGCTTTGGCCTTGGGGGAGTAGGGGCAGAGTTAGGTGGGAACAGTGGAAGGGGAGGACGAGGGTAGTGAAGGGGTGGAATGGTGGGGCGTGA
- the Bcqns1 gene encoding Bcqns1, translating into MGHLATLATCNLNQWALDFDGNQKRIIESIRRAKKAGASLRVGPELEITGYGCQDHFLESDTELHSWESLAQIIAHEECQEILLDIGMPVRHKNVNYNCRIIVYNSRILLIRPKLSLASDGNYREQRWFTPWKGERIVEQYYLPRLITKVTGQHKVPIGDAVISTYDSCFGAETCEELFTPRAPHINMSLDGVEIFTNSSGSHHELRKLNIRLELIKEATLKAGGIYLYANQQGCDGDRLYYDGSAMIVVNGKVVAQASQFSLYDVEVVTATVDLEEVRAYRTFRSRAMQSRETAAYERIEAGMSLSSDAEDVNPSVQPTKEIPIKYHVPEEEIALGPACFLWDYLRRSRQAGYFVPLSGGIDSCATSVIVHSMCRIVYAAVEKGDNPQVVEDLLRIVGEEEDSKWRPSSSQDIANRIFHTAYMGSQNSSAETRGRAKDLGGKIGSYHLDFNIDTVVSAVTTLFTTVTSYTPKYKMYGGTPASNLALQNIQARLRMVLAYLFAQLLPTVRGRTKPGSLLVLGSANVDESLRGYFTKYDCSSADINPIGAISKTDLKRFILWASTEFEMPLLQDFIDAPPTAELEPITEDYVQSDEADMGMSYNELSIYGRLRKVDKLGPYGMWTKLLHEWGHVLSPREIYEKTRWFFWCYSINRHKMTTLTPSYHAEQYSPDDNRYDLRPFLYPGFSFAYRKIEKALSAMGVAADKKPEVEEEKKNE; encoded by the exons ATGGGTCATCTCGCAACCCTCGCAACATGCAATTTGAATCAGTGGGCGCTGGATTTTGACGGCAATCAAAAGCGCATTATTGAGAGTATTCGACGCGCGAAGAAGGCGGGGGCGTCGTTGAGGGTGGGACCGGAATTGGAGATTACGGGATATGGGTGTCAGGATCATTT TCTGGAATCAGATACAGAATTACATTCGTGGGAATCTCTGGCGCAAATCATTGCTCATGAGGAATGTCAAGAAATTCTACTTGACATTGGAATGCCCGTTCGCCATAAAAATGTGAACTATAATTGTAGAATTATCGTTTATAACTCCAGG ATATTACTCATTCGACCTAAGCTCTCTCTAGCTTCTGATGGGAATTATCGTGAACAGAGATGGTTCACACCatggaaaggagagagaatcGTTGAGCAGTACTATTTGCCAAGACTGATTACGAAAGTAACGGGTCAACATAAAGTCCCAATTGGAGATGCTGTTATCAGTACTTATGATTCGTGCTTTGGTGCTGAGACTTGTGAGGAGTTATTCACACCAAGGGCACCACATATAAATATGTCATTGGATGGTGTTGAGATCTTTACCAACAGTAGTGGTAGTCATCATGAGCTTCGAAAGCTAAACATTCGTCTTGAACTTATCAAGGAAGCTACTTTGAAGGCCGGAGGCATATATTTGTATGCTAATCAGCAGGGTTGTGATGGAGATCGACTTTACTATGATGGATCCGCCATGATTGTTGTCAACGGTAAAGTTGTCGCTCAAGCAAgtcaattttctttatacGATGTGGAAGTAGTGACTGCCACTGTTGATCTAGAAGAGGTGAGGGCATATAGAACTTTCAGATCCCGTGCCATGCAATCGAGGGAAACCGCAGCATATGAGAGAATTGAAGCCGGTATGAGCCTTTCGAGTGATGCTGAGGACGTGAATCCCTCAGTGCAACCCACCAAGGAAATTCCAATCAAATATCACGTTCCTGAGGAAGAGATTGCGCTTGGTCCAGCTTGTTTCTTATGGGACTATCTTCGTCGATCTCGTCAAGCGGGATATTTTGTGCCGCTCTCTGGAGGAATCGATAGTTGTGCTACTTCAGTCATAGTTCATTCGATGTGTCGAATCGTCTATGCAGCAGTCGAGAAAGGGGATAACCCTCAGGTTGTTGAAGATCTACTCAGGATtgttggagaagaggaagatagCAAATGGCGTCCATCTAGCTCACAGGATATTGCCAATCGCATCTTTCATACTGCTTATATGGGATCTCAAAACTCCTCAGCAGAGACTCGAGGTCGCGCTAAGGATTTAGGAGGAAAGATTGGTAGTTATCATCTTGATTTCAACATTGACACTGTTGTTTCAGCAGTCACCACATTGTTCACAACCGTTACCAGTTACACGCCTAAATACAAAATGTATGGAGGAACGCCGGCATCGAACTTGGCATTGCAAAACATCCAAGCTCGACTTCGCATGGTCTTAGCTTATCTCTTTGCCCAACTCTTACCTACTGTTCGTGGAAGAACAAAACCCGGATCTTTATTAGTCTTAGGATCTGCCAATGTCGACGAATCACTCAGAGGTTACTTCACAAAATACGATTGCAGTAGTGCAGATATCAATCCCATTGGTGCCATTTCCAAAACggatttgaaaagattcaTTCTTTGGGCTAGTACAGAATTTGAAATGCCGCTCCTCCAAGACTTTATTGACGCTCCACCAACCGCTGAACTCGAACCTATCACCGAGGATTATGTACAGAGTGATGAGGCTGATATGGGTATGAGCTACAACGAGTTATCAATCTACGGTCGTCTTCGCAAAGTGGATAAATTGGGACCATATGGAATGTGGACCAAACTTCTACATGAGTGGGGTCATGTCCTCTCCCCAAGAGAGATTTATGAAAAGACTAGATGGTTCTTTTGGTGCTATTCTATTAATCGTCATAAGATGACTACGCTTACACCGAGTTATCATGCTGAGCAATATTCGCCTGATGATAATCGATATGATCTGAGACCATTCCTTTACCCAGGCTTCTCGTTTGCGTATAGAAAGATCGAAAAGGCGTTAAGTGCGATGGGAGTAGCTGCGGATAAGAAACCGGAGGTAGAggaggaaaaaaagaatgaatag
- the Bcgdt1 gene encoding Bcgdt1, whose amino-acid sequence MRFRRKQSPLLLLLLPSLALALSPAAQDNIAAVSKDTDAQTGKLDKIDPSAAVATTADKPSYGLGTKDAPVDGKDGKPHAGPFVDTTKKDPKKDSTTSEKADTKDSKDSKTSNSKLSDGELVPPTAKTSKEKPMLDDKGKEIPQSNDGVMNDPGREAPKHGTTGTEGGVSAKDKTRKGQESQTGEKAEKKPASPKEAPPIPHDTEQKIQGDTKDAQKKDSTIKKGSADDKEAGSTDNFGLDKPTDLPDKTHNDPHPIPNSANKDHLDVTKADSKGIPKLELEGEGNDGLIQPLHSYLLSLTMILFSEIGDKTFLIAALMAMKHDRLLVFSAAFSALIAMTILSAVLGHAVPTLIPKRFTNFLAAGLFLIFGGRLLKEGLAMSPDEGVTEEMKEVEMELEEKEHLAKQQGRRRSSVSPYALEMGLGGGQRASTRKSRSGSRLPSPPRSPSTSSDRSPSPKRSTLKSAAGGLNNLLSLLLSPAWVQTFVMTFLGEWGDRSQIATIAMAAGQDYWWVTGGAVSGHAVCTGVAVIGGRAIAGKVSLRVVTLGGAIAFLIFGVIYLVEALYYA is encoded by the exons ATGAGATTCCGGAGAAAGCAATCCCCGTTGCTTTTACTCTTACTGCCATCATTGGCTCTGGCCCTATCACCTGCGGCACAAGATAACATAGCTGCCGTTTCGAAAGACACCGATGCGCAAACAGGGAAATTGGACAAAATTGATCCCTCAGCAGCTGTTGCAACTACTGCCGATAAACCATCATATGGACTTGGTACGAAAGATGCGCCCGTCGATGGTAAAGACGGAAAGCCGCATGCTGGGCCATTTGTAGATACCACTAAAAAGGACCCCAAGAAGGACTCTACAACAAGTGAAAAGGCGGATACCAAGGATTCCAAAGATTCTAAAACTTCCAATTCGAAGCTTAGTGATGGAGAATTGGTCCCACCTACAGCCAAAACAAGCAAAGAGAAGCCAATGCTTGATGACAAAGGCAAAGAAATCCCCCAAAGTAACGATGGAGTTATGAACGATCCAGGCAGAGAAGCACCTAAACATGGCACAACTGGTACTGAGGGAGGTGTGAGTGCGAAAGATAAGACACGAAAGGGTCAAGAAAGTCAGACGGGAGAGAAGGCTGAAAAGAAACCTGCATCACCTAAAGAAGCACCACCGATACCTCACGATACCGAACAAAAAATCCAAGGCGATACCAAAGATGCACAGAAGAAAGATTCGACGATTAAAAAGGGTTCCGCTGATGACAAGGAGGCTGGTAGTACTGATAACTTCGGATTGGATAAACCTACAGATCTTCCAGACAAGACACACAATGATCCTCATCCAATTCCTAATTCTGCCAACAAGGACCATTTGGATGTTACGAAAGCAGATTCAAAGGGTATTCCAAAGCTTGAATTAGAAGGAGAGGGCAATGATGGTCTTATTCAACCTTTAcattcatatcttctttcACTTACCATGATTTTATTCTCTGAAATCGGAGACAAAACATTTTTAATCGCAGCATTGATGGCGATGAAGCACGATAGACTTCTCGTATTTTCCGCCGCCTTTTCCGCATTGATTGCTATGACAATCCTGTCCGCAGTGTTAGGTCATGCAGTACCTACCTTGATTCCAAAACGATTTACCAATTTCCTAGCCGCAGGattattcttgatttttggagGACGTTTATTGAAAGAAGGTTTAGCCATGAGTCCAGATGAGGGTGTAACTGAGGAAATGAAAGAGGTAGAAATGGagcttgaagaaaaagagcaCCTTGCAAAACAACAAGGAAGAAGACGTTCATCGGTTTCTCCATATGCTTTGGAAATGGGTCTTGGAGGAGGGCAAAGAGCAAGCACAAGAAAATCTAGATCAGGATCAcgtcttccttctcctccaagAAgtccttcaacttcttcagaTCGATCCCCTTCTCCTAAAAGATCAACATTGAAAAGTGCAGCAGGAGGCTTGAATAATCTTCTTTCGTTACTCCTTAGTCCAGCGTGGGTTCAAACTTTTGTTATGACTTTCCTTGGGGAATGGGGTGATAGAAGTCAAATTGCTACCATTGCTATGGCAGCTGGTCAAGATTATTGGTGGGTTACTGGAGGAGCCGTTAGTGGTCATGCGGTTTGCACTGGTGTGGCTGTTATTGGTGGAAGAGCTATTGCTGGCAAGGTTAGCTTGAGAGTTG TAACATTAGGAGGTGCAATTGCCTTTTTAATCTTCGGAGTCATCTATCTTGTCGAGGCTTTGTATTATGCTTAA
- the Bcqns1 gene encoding Bcqns1, translating into MPVRHKNVNYNCRIIVYNSRILLIRPKLSLASDGNYREQRWFTPWKGERIVEQYYLPRLITKVTGQHKVPIGDAVISTYDSCFGAETCEELFTPRAPHINMSLDGVEIFTNSSGSHHELRKLNIRLELIKEATLKAGGIYLYANQQGCDGDRLYYDGSAMIVVNGKVVAQASQFSLYDVEVVTATVDLEEVRAYRTFRSRAMQSRETAAYERIEAGMSLSSDAEDVNPSVQPTKEIPIKYHVPEEEIALGPACFLWDYLRRSRQAGYFVPLSGGIDSCATSVIVHSMCRIVYAAVEKGDNPQVVEDLLRIVGEEEDSKWRPSSSQDIANRIFHTAYMGSQNSSAETRGRAKDLGGKIGSYHLDFNIDTVVSAVTTLFTTVTSYTPKYKMYGGTPASNLALQNIQARLRMVLAYLFAQLLPTVRGRTKPGSLLVLGSANVDESLRGYFTKYDCSSADINPIGAISKTDLKRFILWASTEFEMPLLQDFIDAPPTAELEPITEDYVQSDEADMGMSYNELSIYGRLRKVDKLGPYGMWTKLLHEWGHVLSPREIYEKTRWFFWCYSINRHKMTTLTPSYHAEQYSPDDNRYDLRPFLYPGFSFAYRKIEKALSAMGVAADKKPEVEEEKKNE; encoded by the exons ATGCCCGTTCGCCATAAAAATGTGAACTATAATTGTAGAATTATCGTTTATAACTCCAGG ATATTACTCATTCGACCTAAGCTCTCTCTAGCTTCTGATGGGAATTATCGTGAACAGAGATGGTTCACACCatggaaaggagagagaatcGTTGAGCAGTACTATTTGCCAAGACTGATTACGAAAGTAACGGGTCAACATAAAGTCCCAATTGGAGATGCTGTTATCAGTACTTATGATTCGTGCTTTGGTGCTGAGACTTGTGAGGAGTTATTCACACCAAGGGCACCACATATAAATATGTCATTGGATGGTGTTGAGATCTTTACCAACAGTAGTGGTAGTCATCATGAGCTTCGAAAGCTAAACATTCGTCTTGAACTTATCAAGGAAGCTACTTTGAAGGCCGGAGGCATATATTTGTATGCTAATCAGCAGGGTTGTGATGGAGATCGACTTTACTATGATGGATCCGCCATGATTGTTGTCAACGGTAAAGTTGTCGCTCAAGCAAgtcaattttctttatacGATGTGGAAGTAGTGACTGCCACTGTTGATCTAGAAGAGGTGAGGGCATATAGAACTTTCAGATCCCGTGCCATGCAATCGAGGGAAACCGCAGCATATGAGAGAATTGAAGCCGGTATGAGCCTTTCGAGTGATGCTGAGGACGTGAATCCCTCAGTGCAACCCACCAAGGAAATTCCAATCAAATATCACGTTCCTGAGGAAGAGATTGCGCTTGGTCCAGCTTGTTTCTTATGGGACTATCTTCGTCGATCTCGTCAAGCGGGATATTTTGTGCCGCTCTCTGGAGGAATCGATAGTTGTGCTACTTCAGTCATAGTTCATTCGATGTGTCGAATCGTCTATGCAGCAGTCGAGAAAGGGGATAACCCTCAGGTTGTTGAAGATCTACTCAGGATtgttggagaagaggaagatagCAAATGGCGTCCATCTAGCTCACAGGATATTGCCAATCGCATCTTTCATACTGCTTATATGGGATCTCAAAACTCCTCAGCAGAGACTCGAGGTCGCGCTAAGGATTTAGGAGGAAAGATTGGTAGTTATCATCTTGATTTCAACATTGACACTGTTGTTTCAGCAGTCACCACATTGTTCACAACCGTTACCAGTTACACGCCTAAATACAAAATGTATGGAGGAACGCCGGCATCGAACTTGGCATTGCAAAACATCCAAGCTCGACTTCGCATGGTCTTAGCTTATCTCTTTGCCCAACTCTTACCTACTGTTCGTGGAAGAACAAAACCCGGATCTTTATTAGTCTTAGGATCTGCCAATGTCGACGAATCACTCAGAGGTTACTTCACAAAATACGATTGCAGTAGTGCAGATATCAATCCCATTGGTGCCATTTCCAAAACggatttgaaaagattcaTTCTTTGGGCTAGTACAGAATTTGAAATGCCGCTCCTCCAAGACTTTATTGACGCTCCACCAACCGCTGAACTCGAACCTATCACCGAGGATTATGTACAGAGTGATGAGGCTGATATGGGTATGAGCTACAACGAGTTATCAATCTACGGTCGTCTTCGCAAAGTGGATAAATTGGGACCATATGGAATGTGGACCAAACTTCTACATGAGTGGGGTCATGTCCTCTCCCCAAGAGAGATTTATGAAAAGACTAGATGGTTCTTTTGGTGCTATTCTATTAATCGTCATAAGATGACTACGCTTACACCGAGTTATCATGCTGAGCAATATTCGCCTGATGATAATCGATATGATCTGAGACCATTCCTTTACCCAGGCTTCTCGTTTGCGTATAGAAAGATCGAAAAGGCGTTAAGTGCGATGGGAGTAGCTGCGGATAAGAAACCGGAGGTAGAggaggaaaaaaagaatgaatag
- the Bclcc8 gene encoding Bclcc8, producing the protein MRLHILLALCLSFCQIHASPLFGWSFNPIATLQADLLKIINQAECLVATKVSIIPSILTFGNSNPVTSNKCSTTSGKTTSSAAIQTSLSSLQSVASSKWSSLQSLLSTTTSLPPILTTSFTATTAKPTTTSSVKSTSTTANTVSSTAKPSSITSTASSTASSTSKTSSSAVASGTPCAGNTAADRSKWCNYSTSTDYYNEVPDTGVTREYWFNVQDGVASPDGISRYVQTINGSIPGPTIIADWGDNVVVHVTNSLTTNGSSIHFHGIHQKNTNQNDGVPSVTQCPIAYGDTYTYRWRATQYGSSWYHSHVGLQAWEGVTGGIIINGPATANYDEDKGTLMLSDWGHETVDELYQKVQTVGPQSMTTGLINGTNVFGADGASNQTGSRFSTSVQSGKSYRFRLVNSAIDSQFKFSVDSHTMTVMAMDFVPIVPYQTEILNIAIGQRYDVVITANQASVASDFFIRAIPQSSCSENDNSDNIRGVLHYGSSTGLPTTTGYTFTDECVDEPVASLVPYLPKTVSSASKSPEEAVTVAQNSQKLFKWYLNNSTFLSEWEDPTLLMVQNNVTAFGTPDNLVEVPNANEWIYLVIHSALPVPHPIHLHGHDFFVVSQQSTTFDATTAVSTYNLNNPPRRDVATLPGGGYLVLAFETDNPGAWLMHCHIGWHTSMGFAMQFLERASEIPKLLDTTQMLDTCTAWNGHAIIQEDSGV; encoded by the exons ATGCGTCTTCACATTCTTTTGGCCTTGTGCCTTTCATTTTGCCAAATTCACGCAAGTCCTCTTTTCGGATGGTCCTTTAATCCAATTGCCACACTTCAAGCAGACCTTCTTAAAATCATCAACCAAGCCGAGTGCTTGGTCGCCACCAAAGTTTCTATAATCCCATCAATTCTTACCTTTGGAAACAGCAATCCCGTTACATCAAACAAGTGTTCAACAACAAGCGGCAAAACTACCAGCTCTGCAGCTATCCaaacttctctctcttctcttcaatccGTAGCTTCATCTAAATGGAGCTCGCTTCAGAGCTTACTGTCTACAACTACCTCGCTTCCTCCCATCCTTACCACTAGTTTCACTGCCACAACGGCTAAGCCTACGACCACTTCGAGTGTCAagtcaacatcaacaacggCAAATACTGTGTCTTCAACTGCTAAGCCATCTTCAATCACCAGCACAGCTTCTTCAACGGCATCCTCGACAAGCAAAACTTCAAGCTCGGCTGTAGCATCAGGAACCCCATGCGCAGGCAATACCGCTGCTGATAGATCAAAGTGGTGTAACTACTCTACAAGCACTGATTACTACAATGAAGTGCCAGATACTGGTGTCACTCGCGAG TACTGGTTCAATGTTCAAGATGGCGTTGCTTCACCTGATGGAATCTCAAGATATGTTCAAACTATCAACGGAAGTATCCCAGGACCAACCATCATTGCCGACTGGGGTGATAATGTTGTGGTACATGTGACAAACAGTCTCACTACCAATGGTTCAAGTATTCATTTCCATGGTATCCATCAAAAAAATACCAATCAAAACGACGGAGTTCCATCAGTTACTCAATGTCCTATTGCATATGGAGATACTTATACCTATAGATGGAGAGCTACTCAATATGGATCATCATGGTATCATTCTCACGTTGGTCTTCAAGCATGGGAAGGTGTTACTGGTGGTATCATTATCAATGGTCCTGCCACGGCTAACTACGACGAGGATAAGGGAACACTTATGCTTAGTGATTGGGGTCATGAAACTGTTGATGAGCTATATCAAAAGGTTCAAACTGTTGGCCCTCAATCAATGACTACAGGTCTTATCAACGGTACCAACGTTTTCGGAGCGGATGGTGCTAGTAATCAAACTGGTTCTCGTTTCTCGACAAGTGTTCAATCAGGCAAATCATACAGATTCCGTCTTGTAAATAGTGCCATCGATTCTCAGTTCAAGTTCTCTGTCGATAGTCATACCATGACTGTTATGGCAATGGATTTCGTTCCTATTGTTCCGTACCAAACTGAGATTCTCAACATTGCTATCG GACAACGCTACGATGTAGTCATCACCGCAAACCAAGCATCCGTCGCGTCTGATTTCTTCATCCGTGCCATTCCTCAATCTTCTTGCTCCGAGAACGATAACTCAGATAATATCCGAGGTGTTCTCCACTATGGTTCTTCAACCGGTCTCCCTACAACCACCGGCTACACTTTCACCGATGAATGTGTTGACGAACCTGTCGCCTCGCTCGTTCCATACCTCCCAAAGACCGTCTCATCAGCCTCTAAAAGCCCCGAGGAAGCAGTTACCGTTGCTCAAAATTCCcaaaaacttttcaaatgGTATCTCAACAACTCCACTTTCCTTTCTGAATGGGAAGATCCAACTCTTCTCATGGTTCAAAACAACGTCACCGCATTCGGGACTCCGGACAATCTCGTCGAAGTCCCTAACGCAAATGAATGGATCTACCTCGTTATCCACAGCGCTCTCCCCgttccccatcccatccatctccacgGCCACGATTTCTTCGTCGTGAGCCAGCAGTCCACCACATTCGATGCCACAACCGCCGTTTCCACATACAATCTTAACAACCCCCCACGAAGAGACGTAGCCACGTTGCCAGGAGGTGGATATCTCGTTCTCGCATTCGAGACGGATAACCCCGGAGCCTGGCTCATGCATTGTCATATTGGATGGCACACCAGCATGGGATTCGCAATGCAGTTCTTGGAGCGCGCGAGCGAAATCCCAAAACTGTTGGATACGACGCAGATGCTGGATACGTGTACGGCGTGGAATGGCCATGCTATTATCCAGGAGGATTCGGGGGTTTAG